The following proteins are encoded in a genomic region of Balneola vulgaris DSM 17893:
- a CDS encoding ZIP family metal transporter, whose protein sequence is MELLELPITQVFLYALLTALATGLGALPFFFIKKISTSFLGKSNAVAAGLMLSASYNLIFEGYKESEWMTIGGMLAGVILVVLANNWLQKRDTPELKDVVGGRKKEMLLFLGIMTVHSFAEGISVGVSFANTLEFGTFIAIAIAIHNIPEGLAISLVMVPNGTSPLKAVWWSIFSSLPQPLMAVPAFLFVETFREYLPFGLGFAAGAMIWMVFADLIPEALEKCKPQTIGLWVTLAILGMSAFQVFIG, encoded by the coding sequence ATGGAACTACTCGAACTTCCCATAACCCAAGTTTTTCTCTACGCCCTATTAACGGCTCTTGCCACCGGGCTAGGTGCACTCCCCTTCTTTTTCATTAAAAAGATCTCCACTTCTTTCTTGGGGAAGTCGAATGCCGTTGCTGCTGGTTTAATGCTCTCTGCGAGTTACAATCTCATTTTTGAAGGGTATAAAGAAAGTGAATGGATGACTATTGGGGGTATGCTCGCTGGGGTAATACTCGTGGTGCTTGCTAATAATTGGTTACAGAAACGTGATACGCCTGAGCTTAAAGATGTAGTTGGTGGCCGTAAAAAGGAGATGTTACTTTTTCTTGGCATCATGACTGTTCACTCCTTTGCTGAAGGGATTAGCGTAGGAGTATCTTTTGCAAACACCCTAGAGTTCGGAACATTTATCGCCATTGCCATCGCTATACACAACATTCCTGAAGGGCTTGCCATAAGCTTAGTTATGGTTCCGAATGGAACCTCGCCTTTGAAAGCGGTTTGGTGGTCTATATTTTCAAGTTTACCGCAGCCTTTAATGGCCGTACCTGCATTTCTATTTGTTGAAACCTTTCGCGAATACCTGCCTTTTGGTTTAGGCTTTGCAGCAGGGGCGATGATCTGGATGGTATTTGCCGATCTAATTCCTGAAGCACTCGAAAAGTGTAAACCCCAAACTATCGGTTTATGGGTAACTCTTGCAATACTAGGTATGAGTGCTTTTCAAGTGTTTATAGGTTAA
- a CDS encoding outer membrane lipoprotein-sorting protein — protein sequence MKTTRFWSILFTLCALPTLVLAQNSERATQIFEEVDARRNSITYERTDMNMVIYDSRGRTRKRVLTSYSYAKGDEEKTLLQFEEPANVRGTGFLTLNDGSNEVQKLYLPALGRIQTITSSQKGDRFMGSDFTYEDLGDQNPDDYDFELLSEEGNTAILKATKKDDSQYAYIKFYINTERYALEKAEYFDEEDTMVKRLEASNFSNVVDNVWRANTMVMFDLSANRKTELNWSNRVINENIPDWRFTERALRRN from the coding sequence ATGAAAACGACTCGTTTCTGGTCTATACTCTTTACTCTTTGTGCCCTTCCAACGTTAGTGTTGGCACAGAACTCAGAACGTGCTACCCAAATTTTTGAAGAAGTTGACGCCCGTCGCAATTCAATCACCTACGAACGTACCGACATGAATATGGTGATTTATGATAGCCGAGGTCGAACACGAAAACGTGTACTCACCTCCTATTCATATGCTAAAGGGGATGAAGAAAAAACACTCCTTCAGTTTGAAGAGCCTGCCAATGTTCGCGGCACTGGTTTTTTAACTTTAAATGATGGTAGCAATGAAGTGCAGAAGCTATACCTGCCTGCACTAGGTCGAATTCAAACTATAACGAGTTCTCAAAAAGGAGACCGATTTATGGGCTCTGACTTCACTTACGAAGATCTTGGTGACCAAAATCCTGACGACTATGATTTTGAGTTGCTTTCTGAGGAAGGAAATACAGCCATCCTCAAGGCTACTAAAAAAGACGACAGTCAGTATGCTTATATCAAGTTCTACATCAATACAGAACGGTACGCCCTTGAAAAGGCGGAGTATTTCGATGAAGAAGATACCATGGTGAAGCGTTTGGAAGCTTCCAACTTTTCCAATGTTGTAGACAATGTATGGCGTGCCAACACCATGGTGATGTTCGACCTTTCAGCGAATCGAAAAACAGAGCTGAACTGGAGTAACCGTGTGATTAACGAAAACATCCCTGATTGGCGTTTTACCGAAAGGGCCTTACGCCGAAACTAA
- a CDS encoding DUF368 domain-containing protein, whose translation MTETTGKGTDETSLKEAPLLWIKGFLMGSADIVPGVSGGTMALILGIYARLLNAIKSVNGPFLKALFTFKIKTAFQELHLKFLVFLFLGIFTALGFFTKVVPLQVYMFTHPEIVFGLFFGLIVGSIYILYKALEQKRWKEWSMLFLGIFVGLWIVSLVPADTPDHPAFVFLSGAIAICAMILPGISGSYLLLIMRKYDYLLSHIGMIGGVETMDGIVGLLPFFAGAIIGLAAFSRFLSWLLNRYHSQTLSLLIGFLIGSLFVIWPYQQREYVEQIREVEELPLDDELVLQLQREGVNENLPEYKRLGDVINPDATFDEFKRIEVETVKKKMLKSNPYMPDLQKAKKEGVNFWGGIAGILIGMVLVGGLDLLRNKSV comes from the coding sequence ATGACCGAAACAACCGGTAAAGGAACCGACGAAACGTCGTTAAAAGAAGCCCCACTATTATGGATAAAAGGATTTTTGATGGGATCGGCAGATATCGTACCCGGAGTGAGTGGCGGTACCATGGCGTTGATACTGGGCATTTATGCACGCTTATTGAATGCCATCAAAAGTGTAAACGGACCCTTTCTAAAAGCCCTATTTACCTTTAAGATTAAAACCGCATTTCAAGAGTTACATCTCAAATTCTTAGTGTTCCTGTTTCTTGGGATATTCACGGCCTTAGGTTTTTTCACCAAAGTAGTTCCACTTCAAGTGTATATGTTTACACATCCTGAAATTGTATTCGGGCTCTTTTTCGGCTTAATAGTGGGATCCATATACATTTTGTATAAGGCCCTCGAGCAGAAGCGCTGGAAAGAATGGAGTATGTTATTCTTGGGTATCTTTGTAGGTCTTTGGATTGTAAGCCTTGTACCTGCCGACACACCAGACCATCCTGCTTTTGTATTTTTGAGTGGTGCGATTGCTATTTGCGCCATGATACTTCCGGGCATCTCAGGTTCTTACCTGCTGCTGATTATGCGGAAATACGATTACCTGCTTTCTCATATAGGGATGATCGGTGGGGTTGAAACCATGGATGGCATCGTAGGTCTGTTGCCATTTTTTGCGGGTGCCATCATCGGTCTAGCGGCTTTTTCAAGATTCCTGTCGTGGTTGTTGAACCGTTATCATTCACAAACATTGTCGTTATTAATTGGCTTTTTGATAGGTTCGCTTTTTGTAATCTGGCCCTATCAACAGCGGGAGTATGTAGAGCAAATCAGAGAGGTGGAAGAATTGCCATTGGATGATGAACTCGTTCTTCAACTTCAACGGGAGGGGGTAAATGAAAACCTACCGGAATACAAACGATTAGGTGATGTAATAAACCCAGATGCCACTTTTGATGAATTTAAACGCATTGAAGTTGAGACAGTGAAGAAAAAGATGCTGAAGTCGAATCCCTATATGCCAGATCTTCAAAAAGCCAAGAAAGAAGGGGTTAACTTTTGGGGTGGCATCGCCGGAATTTTGATTGGAATGGTATTGGTAGGAGGGCTTGATCTGTTGCGCAATAAAAGCGTGTAA
- a CDS encoding universal stress protein has translation MKADRILIPTDFSPQSHAALKLAKTFIDIYGCDVSLIHIVPLSMYFGESFEHLGLPLDLNVDVYPKILENTQERLDELAKEYIPKEYLEKAKVMVDRKPSEAIARYAKENDYDLILMSSKGGHESEWFRGSITKKVIRYSKVPVLTVDDVFVKEKLENIVSPVDLSDTSMKALPAAFELAYQFDAKLTLLHVSELYAHDGFGNLAPIPGMDEPTAYEAIMDKIEAFFADHFEGKYRLQRTGTPYEDRIVYTEGNNNKSIPIETEVLRGISAHHEITEYANEHADLLVLTTHGRTGLAHFFLGSTAGNIVEHAQVPVLTIRPEKLGAKSKKEKEE, from the coding sequence ATGAAAGCGGACAGAATTCTCATCCCAACCGACTTTTCACCTCAATCGCACGCTGCTTTAAAGCTCGCTAAAACTTTTATCGATATTTATGGTTGCGATGTCAGCTTGATCCACATTGTGCCACTGAGTATGTATTTTGGAGAAAGCTTTGAGCACTTAGGTTTGCCACTCGACCTAAATGTGGATGTGTATCCTAAAATCCTAGAGAACACCCAAGAACGCTTGGATGAACTAGCAAAGGAATACATCCCCAAAGAATACCTCGAAAAAGCTAAAGTGATGGTAGATCGTAAGCCTTCGGAAGCCATTGCACGCTATGCCAAAGAAAACGACTATGATCTCATACTGATGAGCTCGAAAGGGGGGCACGAATCTGAATGGTTCAGAGGAAGCATCACTAAAAAAGTGATTCGTTATTCGAAAGTACCAGTGCTCACAGTAGATGATGTATTCGTGAAGGAAAAGCTAGAGAACATCGTATCGCCTGTTGACCTTTCTGATACCTCTATGAAGGCTCTTCCTGCGGCTTTCGAGCTTGCCTATCAATTCGATGCCAAACTGACTCTGCTGCACGTTAGTGAGTTGTACGCCCATGATGGGTTTGGGAACTTAGCTCCGATTCCTGGAATGGATGAACCCACAGCATATGAGGCAATCATGGATAAAATTGAAGCCTTCTTTGCAGATCATTTTGAGGGTAAGTATCGCTTACAAAGAACGGGTACTCCTTATGAAGATCGAATCGTATACACCGAAGGAAACAACAATAAATCGATACCCATCGAGACCGAAGTGTTACGCGGTATATCGGCCCATCATGAAATAACCGAATATGCCAACGAACATGCCGACCTCCTGGTACTTACAACACATGGACGTACGGGGCTCGCACACTTCTTCTTAGGCTCAACAGCTGGGAATATTGTGGAACACGCACAAGTACCGGTTCTTACCATCCGGCCTGAAAAACTAGGAGCAAAGTCGAAAAAGGAAAAAGAAGAGTAA
- a CDS encoding protein-L-isoaspartate(D-aspartate) O-methyltransferase, with protein MKKGPFVGYFFQIRCLYLKRNQFRKYIVNNPQQERRFVRPRQKLVELLRDKGIKDHQVLSAIGTIPRHKLVDTALHHRAYTDTALPIGLGQTISQPYTVAAQTELLEVKKGKKILEIGTGSGYQCMVLCELGAEVYSVERHNELYHRAKEALRAEGYRPLLKAGDGTLGWPTYAPYDGIIVTAGAPVVPDDLIKQLKIGGILVIPVGDNKTQKMLKITRVSETEYQQDEYDNFKFVPLIGEKGWGENQ; from the coding sequence ATGAAAAAAGGTCCTTTCGTGGGCTACTTTTTTCAGATCAGATGCCTATACTTAAAGCGTAATCAATTTCGGAAGTACATTGTGAATAACCCCCAACAAGAAAGACGATTTGTTAGACCGCGGCAAAAGCTCGTGGAACTCCTTCGTGATAAAGGTATAAAAGATCATCAAGTGTTAAGTGCAATTGGCACTATCCCTCGGCATAAGCTTGTAGATACGGCCTTGCATCATCGTGCTTATACAGATACAGCTTTACCCATAGGCCTTGGTCAAACGATATCACAGCCCTATACCGTGGCGGCTCAAACGGAACTCCTTGAGGTAAAAAAGGGGAAGAAGATTTTAGAGATTGGAACAGGATCAGGCTACCAATGCATGGTATTATGTGAACTAGGTGCGGAAGTGTATAGTGTTGAACGTCATAATGAACTCTATCACCGAGCAAAAGAAGCTCTTCGAGCTGAAGGCTATCGTCCATTGCTGAAAGCTGGAGATGGCACCCTTGGGTGGCCTACGTACGCGCCATACGATGGAATCATTGTAACAGCCGGAGCCCCAGTTGTACCTGATGATTTAATCAAACAGCTAAAAATTGGGGGCATTTTGGTGATACCAGTAGGGGATAACAAAACGCAGAAGATGCTGAAGATTACACGGGTTTCTGAAACGGAATACCAACAAGACGAATACGATAATTTTAAATTTGTACCACTGATTGGAGAAAAAGGGTGGGGAGAAAATCAATGA